A region from the Candidatus Paceibacterota bacterium genome encodes:
- a CDS encoding M3 family oligoendopeptidase, whose amino-acid sequence MKTKQKNITWNLSLLYKDLNDPQIEKDIQVAEKVYATFAQKYSENTTYLTEESELLSALTDYETLYGELDTEKPIRYFMYRTHLNSADVEAEAKLTALSQRYSELSNKILFFPIALSRISKDKQEVFLKSESLKKFTYFLQQIFDHAKYVLSEPEEKILNLKNLPAHELWVRGNEKLLGKQEIKWKGKKMPLTEAGGILSSLPTKDRHTLGALISTQLKSLSDFAESELNAVVTDKKIEDQLRGYEKPYSATILGYQNEPETVERLVQTVTKHFPIAHRFYAVKAKMLGLKKLTYADRSAQVAMKGVKKRAIPFDEAVEIVKAGLGKVGNEYEKTFHEFLVNGQIDVFPRKGKHGGAYCSSGRNMPTFVLLNHVPDFNSVTTMAHEMGHALHSKFSSENQPALYEDYSTATAEVASTFFENFAFDQVFPTLSKKEQIFALHDRIQGSISTVFRQIACFNFEVELHEQIRAKGSLSKEEIAVLLNKHMSSYLGPKVSLTEDDGYFFVFWSHLRNFFYVYSYAFGEIISTALYEMFMSGKINESTIRQFLSAGSNASPEDIFAAAGINVRDDLFFEEGLKKIERDIAKLEELL is encoded by the coding sequence ATGAAAACTAAACAGAAAAATATCACTTGGAACCTGTCACTTCTATATAAAGATCTCAATGATCCACAGATTGAGAAAGACATTCAAGTTGCAGAAAAAGTATATGCAACATTTGCACAAAAATATTCTGAAAACACAACATACCTGACCGAAGAATCAGAACTTCTTTCCGCGCTCACTGATTACGAAACACTATATGGAGAACTCGATACTGAAAAACCAATTAGATATTTCATGTATCGCACACACCTCAATAGTGCTGATGTAGAAGCTGAAGCAAAATTAACTGCACTTTCTCAAAGGTATAGTGAACTTTCAAATAAAATACTATTTTTCCCAATAGCACTTTCAAGAATTTCAAAAGATAAGCAGGAGGTGTTTCTTAAAAGTGAATCACTAAAGAAATTTACATATTTTTTACAGCAAATTTTTGATCATGCGAAATATGTTCTTTCTGAGCCAGAAGAAAAGATTTTAAACCTAAAAAATCTTCCTGCACATGAATTGTGGGTTCGGGGTAACGAAAAACTATTAGGTAAACAAGAAATTAAGTGGAAAGGAAAGAAAATGCCCCTTACAGAAGCGGGTGGAATCCTTTCGTCACTTCCTACAAAAGATCGACATACACTAGGTGCTTTGATTAGTACTCAACTTAAATCCTTATCAGACTTTGCAGAAAGTGAATTAAATGCAGTCGTAACTGACAAAAAGATTGAAGATCAGCTTCGTGGATATGAAAAACCATATTCAGCTACCATTCTAGGTTATCAAAACGAGCCAGAGACTGTAGAGAGGCTTGTTCAAACAGTTACAAAGCATTTTCCCATTGCCCACCGGTTTTATGCAGTAAAAGCAAAAATGCTTGGACTTAAGAAGCTTACATACGCAGATCGTAGTGCCCAGGTTGCAATGAAAGGTGTAAAAAAGCGCGCTATTCCGTTTGATGAGGCGGTAGAAATTGTAAAAGCTGGGCTTGGAAAAGTTGGAAATGAATATGAAAAAACGTTTCATGAATTTCTAGTCAACGGTCAAATCGATGTCTTTCCAAGAAAAGGAAAGCACGGGGGTGCATATTGCTCTTCAGGACGGAACATGCCGACATTTGTACTTTTAAACCATGTTCCTGACTTTAATTCGGTCACTACAATGGCGCATGAAATGGGTCACGCACTCCATTCAAAGTTTTCTTCTGAAAATCAACCTGCATTATATGAAGACTATTCAACTGCAACTGCAGAAGTGGCTAGTACCTTCTTTGAAAACTTTGCGTTTGACCAGGTGTTCCCAACACTTTCAAAAAAGGAACAGATTTTTGCACTCCATGACAGAATCCAAGGGTCTATCTCTACAGTATTTAGGCAGATTGCCTGCTTTAACTTTGAAGTAGAGCTCCATGAACAGATTAGAGCAAAGGGAAGCCTGTCAAAAGAGGAGATTGCAGTGTTATTAAACAAACACATGTCCTCGTATCTCGGACCCAAGGTTTCTTTAACCGAAGATGACGGGTATTTCTTTGTATTCTGGTCACACCTGCGAAATTTCTTCTATGTATACTCATATGCATTTGGAGAAATCATTTCTACGGCACTCTATGAAATGTTCATGAGTGGAAAAATTAATGAATCTACAATCAGACAATTTCTTTCTGCAGGATCAAATGCGTCCCCGGAAGACATTTTTGCAGCAGCGGGAATTAATGTTCGAGATGATTTATTCTTTGAAGAAGGACTCAAGAAAATAGAGCGGGATATAGCCAAGCTTGAGGAATTGCTGTAG
- a CDS encoding sigma factor-like helix-turn-helix DNA-binding protein — MPTATLTIKPKQVVKKLVSVLSERARDVIISRYGLGKDNERMTLDAIGKRYGITRERVRQIENHALMAIRKSKPYTDEQPAFAELEKAIKDFGGITTEADILAHISKDKSVQNHLHLILVLGQQFKKLKEDDHFNERWHIDDNLADIVHMSLHKLYESLTDEELIAEQDIIGKFLENLTTVGAEYKNEEILKRWLRISKRIGKNPLGEWGVAHSPNVNAKGMRDYAFLVLRKHGSPIHFTEVAKKISKVFGKKAHVATTHNELIKDPRFVLVGRGLYALKEWGYISGVVKDVIQKVLSEHGPLKKEDIIDRVLKERYVKENTILVNLQNQKLFKRDKEGRYSLSN, encoded by the coding sequence ATGCCAACCGCAACACTAACCATAAAGCCTAAGCAGGTCGTCAAAAAGCTTGTTTCTGTGCTCTCAGAACGTGCCCGTGATGTGATTATTTCCCGTTATGGTCTTGGAAAGGACAATGAACGGATGACGCTTGACGCTATTGGAAAGCGTTACGGTATTACCCGTGAACGTGTTCGACAGATCGAAAACCATGCTCTCATGGCAATTCGTAAGTCAAAGCCATATACTGATGAACAACCTGCATTTGCAGAGCTTGAAAAGGCAATTAAGGACTTTGGTGGTATCACTACTGAAGCAGATATTCTCGCGCACATCAGTAAAGACAAGAGTGTTCAAAACCACCTCCACCTCATCTTGGTACTAGGACAGCAATTCAAGAAACTCAAAGAAGACGATCATTTTAATGAACGATGGCACATCGACGATAACCTTGCGGATATTGTCCACATGTCACTCCATAAGCTCTACGAAAGCCTCACGGATGAAGAACTCATTGCTGAGCAAGACATTATTGGAAAATTCCTTGAAAACCTCACAACAGTAGGTGCTGAATATAAAAACGAAGAAATCCTTAAGCGATGGCTTCGAATTTCAAAGCGTATCGGCAAAAACCCACTCGGTGAATGGGGTGTTGCTCACTCTCCAAACGTAAACGCTAAAGGTATGCGTGACTATGCATTCCTTGTGCTACGAAAACATGGTTCTCCAATTCACTTCACAGAAGTTGCAAAGAAAATTAGCAAAGTGTTCGGAAAGAAGGCACACGTTGCCACAACTCATAACGAGCTTATCAAGGATCCTCGATTCGTACTCGTTGGACGAGGACTCTATGCACTTAAGGAATGGGGATACATCTCAGGAGTTGTTAAGGATGTTATCCAGAAAGTTTTAAGTGAACACGGACCACTTAAAAAGGAAGATATTATCGACCGAGTACTCAAAGAGCGATATGTTAAAGAAAATACTATCCTTGTAAATCTCCAGAACCAAAAGCTGTTCAAGAGAGATAAAGAAGGAAGGTACTCACTCTCTAACTAA
- a CDS encoding DUF5671 domain-containing protein: MNTHSGRSFFIHMGMLWGLVVTVFALLSIDFSAINLNFPDSLDRYGNYYYSYKSTLDAMRMAVSVLVFALPVYLILAWLGYRTVKSGAPVVDGVNRFPILGVSRWIVYLLVSVTIAIALGTLSTLVYKFLGGEVTTRFVLKCLVLLVVMAVSTVYYFESLRLGQSKLALQIHSAIIALLVIISVVIGFVYIGSPMDQRALELDEQRSSALSQVDQAIQMFAESQRKLPTTVDEANIANYGGKTNFTDPVTGKEFEYKVVSSTEYQVCATFEVDTTRFEDMDNSGMYGGYETFISHPAGKHCFDRSVVFPQTNNGFVQPIMPAPYEVRP, from the coding sequence ATGAATACACATTCCGGGCGTTCTTTCTTTATCCACATGGGCATGTTGTGGGGACTCGTAGTTACTGTTTTTGCATTACTCAGCATTGATTTTTCAGCTATTAATCTTAATTTTCCTGACTCATTAGACCGGTACGGAAATTACTACTACTCATATAAATCAACACTTGATGCAATGCGTATGGCAGTTTCTGTCCTTGTATTTGCACTTCCTGTATACCTCATTCTTGCGTGGCTAGGTTATAGGACTGTTAAAAGTGGTGCACCTGTAGTTGATGGTGTGAATCGTTTTCCAATTCTTGGTGTGTCTCGCTGGATTGTGTATCTCCTTGTCTCTGTCACAATCGCAATTGCACTTGGAACGCTTTCAACGCTTGTGTATAAGTTCCTCGGAGGAGAAGTGACAACTCGATTTGTACTTAAGTGTCTTGTTCTACTTGTGGTAATGGCAGTTTCAACTGTGTATTACTTCGAGTCTCTCCGTCTCGGACAATCAAAACTCGCGCTCCAGATTCACTCTGCTATTATCGCGCTTCTTGTGATCATCTCTGTTGTTATTGGTTTCGTGTACATTGGTTCCCCAATGGATCAACGAGCACTCGAGCTTGATGAGCAACGTTCAAGCGCGTTGTCACAAGTTGATCAAGCAATACAAATGTTTGCTGAGTCTCAGCGTAAACTACCAACAACAGTTGACGAGGCAAATATTGCGAACTATGGAGGAAAAACAAACTTTACTGACCCTGTTACAGGTAAGGAGTTTGAATACAAAGTGGTTTCTAGCACCGAATACCAAGTTTGTGCCACGTTTGAAGTTGATACAACACGCTTTGAGGATATGGACAATTCAGGGATGTATGGAGGATATGAAACTTTCATATCTCACCCAGCTGGCAAGCACTGCTTTGATCGATCGGTGGTATTTCCACAGACGAATAATGGCTTTGTGCAGCCAATAATGCCTGCACCATATGAAGTACGACCATAA
- the ychF gene encoding redox-regulated ATPase YchF, whose protein sequence is MAKLSIGIVGLPNVGKSTLFNALTKKSVLAANYPFATIDPSVGVVEVPDERLHKLARFSSSVKAIPAAVEFVDIAGLVKGASEGEGLGNQFLQNIRETDAIAQVVRIFEDDNIIHVDGKIDPLKDIEVINLELILADLQTVSKRKNNIQREVKRGDKDAIVEEGLITKLIAAFEAGNPARTVHMDEKEALAVKNLHLLTMKPILYVLNKKGGGKNLDEVNDERYVALIDFIKKSGAGYVLVDARIEEELKDMEGDEKEMFRTELGGKDDGINNLIREGYELLGLITYFTTGETETRAWTIIKGWTAPLAGTAIHTDFKDKFVRAEVVYWKDLLDSGSYGKAREQGLVRTEGKEYVVKDGDVIEFKI, encoded by the coding sequence ATGGCAAAGTTATCGATCGGTATTGTTGGGCTTCCAAATGTTGGTAAATCAACGCTCTTTAATGCACTTACAAAGAAGAGTGTGCTAGCAGCGAACTATCCGTTTGCAACCATTGATCCATCGGTGGGTGTCGTTGAGGTACCTGATGAACGACTACATAAATTAGCTAGATTTTCTAGTTCGGTTAAAGCAATTCCAGCTGCGGTTGAATTCGTAGATATCGCTGGTCTCGTTAAAGGGGCCTCTGAAGGTGAGGGACTTGGTAACCAATTCCTACAAAACATTCGTGAGACGGATGCAATTGCACAGGTAGTACGTATCTTTGAAGACGATAATATCATCCACGTTGATGGAAAGATTGATCCACTTAAAGACATTGAAGTAATTAACCTTGAGCTTATCCTCGCAGACCTCCAAACAGTATCAAAGCGAAAAAACAATATCCAACGTGAAGTTAAGCGTGGAGACAAGGATGCAATCGTTGAAGAAGGATTAATTACAAAATTAATTGCTGCGTTTGAAGCAGGAAACCCTGCACGGACAGTGCACATGGATGAAAAAGAGGCTTTGGCTGTAAAAAATCTCCATCTCCTTACCATGAAGCCCATTCTCTATGTGTTGAATAAAAAAGGTGGAGGAAAGAATCTTGATGAGGTAAATGACGAGCGTTACGTAGCGCTTATAGATTTTATTAAAAAATCAGGTGCGGGATATGTCCTAGTAGATGCTCGCATCGAAGAAGAGCTAAAGGATATGGAAGGTGACGAGAAAGAAATGTTTCGTACTGAGTTAGGAGGTAAAGATGATGGAATTAATAACTTAATTCGTGAAGGATACGAACTCCTTGGACTCATTACGTATTTCACTACCGGAGAAACTGAAACTCGTGCTTGGACGATTATAAAAGGTTGGACAGCGCCCCTTGCTGGGACAGCAATTCACACTGACTTCAAAGACAAATTTGTTCGTGCAGAAGTTGTCTATTGGAAAGATCTACTTGATTCTGGCTCATATGGAAAAGCTCGTGAACAAGGTCTAGTTCGTACCGAAGGAAAAGAGTATGTGGTGAAGGATGGGGATGTGATTGAGTTTAAGATCTAG
- the leuS gene encoding leucine--tRNA ligase, whose product MKYDHNKVEKQTQRQWEKDKTYQAPKKPRDGKKFFGLIEFPYPSGEGLHVGHIRSNTAMDIISRKRRMEGFDVLYPIGWDAFGLPTEQYAIKTGIHPKIVTKKNTDNFRKQLKALGFSFDWSREINTTDPEYYKFTQWIFLQLFKHGLAFQKETLVWWCDALGTVLANEEVIDGKSERGGFPCVRIPLSQWMLAITKYAARLDADLEGTNFLENIKTQQRNWIGKSEGGGFSFPIEGSSESIDIFTSRPDTLYGVTYLVVAPEHPLVSRLITNEVPKVTLTNIPAVEKYIREAHLKSDLERAEAKTKSGVVLEGVYVLHPATGERVSVWVADYVLADYGTGAIMAVPAHDERDLEFAKLYNLPVKTVVVDDALVDSKEFSGTTTQEAKKKITEKFGKAVTTFKLRDWVFSRQRYWGEPFPIVWISAEDYTKISVDSKVGAILPKEAVTARKGGKEVRAVPIPEKFLPVELPNVKDFAPKGDGKSALGTAEDWLHVFYNLETGETIPVKSLKGKTITKNKAKNVPASSKWALGVRETDTMPNWAGSSWYWLRFADSKNSKAIGAPEVLSAWNPVDWYNGGMEHVTLHLLYSRFWHKFLFDIGVVPTSEPFAKRTAHGMILAEGGVKMSKSLGNVVSPDSLVKLYGADTLRVYEMFAGPFDQPFAWSTENMIGSRRFIERVWKCGILIKNASASKAQPSEVLERIVNLAIQKIGADIENMQFNTAISTLMIAINAFDDELKNGTSVPKVLYVEYLKLVAPFAPHIAEVLWKHLGGKGTIHLAPWPQFDPTKIVEKTKIVVVQVNGKVRGEMAISPDATQELVEKEAADIVKQWLLGKEIRKVIYVPGRIVNFVL is encoded by the coding sequence ATGAAGTACGACCATAATAAAGTAGAAAAACAAACACAACGACAGTGGGAAAAAGATAAAACGTACCAAGCACCTAAAAAACCCAGAGATGGTAAGAAGTTTTTTGGGTTGATCGAGTTCCCGTACCCATCAGGAGAAGGTCTTCACGTTGGCCACATTCGTAGTAACACGGCTATGGATATCATTTCCCGCAAACGTCGCATGGAAGGATTTGATGTTTTGTACCCAATCGGTTGGGATGCCTTTGGGTTACCAACTGAGCAATACGCCATCAAGACAGGAATACATCCAAAGATAGTTACAAAGAAAAATACTGATAACTTCAGGAAGCAATTAAAGGCACTCGGCTTTTCTTTTGATTGGAGCAGAGAAATAAATACTACAGATCCAGAATATTACAAATTCACCCAGTGGATTTTCCTTCAATTGTTCAAGCACGGACTCGCATTCCAAAAGGAAACATTGGTGTGGTGGTGTGACGCACTTGGTACTGTACTTGCAAACGAAGAAGTTATAGATGGAAAAAGTGAACGAGGTGGTTTCCCGTGTGTACGTATTCCACTTTCACAGTGGATGCTCGCGATTACTAAATATGCTGCTCGACTTGATGCTGATCTTGAAGGAACAAACTTCCTTGAAAATATCAAAACCCAACAGAGAAATTGGATTGGTAAAAGTGAAGGTGGAGGATTCTCGTTTCCAATCGAAGGCTCATCTGAATCAATTGATATATTCACGTCACGACCGGATACACTTTATGGAGTTACATACCTCGTGGTTGCCCCAGAGCACCCGTTAGTTTCTCGACTCATTACAAACGAGGTTCCTAAAGTAACACTTACAAACATCCCAGCAGTTGAGAAATACATCCGAGAAGCACATTTAAAGAGTGATTTAGAGCGTGCTGAGGCGAAGACAAAAAGTGGTGTAGTGCTTGAAGGGGTATATGTACTTCATCCAGCAACCGGTGAGCGTGTTTCTGTGTGGGTAGCTGACTATGTCCTTGCTGATTATGGAACTGGAGCGATTATGGCAGTTCCTGCACACGATGAACGAGATCTAGAGTTCGCAAAGTTATATAACTTACCGGTAAAGACGGTGGTTGTTGATGATGCACTTGTTGACTCAAAAGAATTTTCTGGAACGACGACGCAAGAGGCAAAGAAAAAAATTACTGAAAAATTTGGAAAGGCAGTTACCACCTTTAAGTTACGTGACTGGGTATTTTCACGGCAGCGATATTGGGGAGAACCATTTCCAATTGTATGGATCAGTGCTGAGGACTACACGAAAATTTCAGTTGACTCAAAAGTTGGAGCCATACTTCCAAAAGAAGCAGTTACCGCAAGAAAGGGTGGCAAAGAAGTTCGCGCTGTCCCTATTCCTGAAAAATTCTTACCAGTTGAACTACCTAACGTAAAAGATTTTGCACCAAAAGGAGATGGTAAAAGTGCCCTTGGAACTGCAGAAGATTGGTTGCATGTATTCTATAACCTAGAAACTGGAGAAACTATTCCTGTTAAGTCACTTAAAGGAAAGACAATTACCAAAAACAAGGCCAAGAATGTGCCCGCAAGCTCCAAATGGGCTCTAGGTGTGAGGGAAACTGACACTATGCCTAACTGGGCGGGTTCAAGTTGGTACTGGCTCAGATTTGCTGATTCAAAAAATAGCAAAGCTATCGGTGCTCCTGAAGTGCTTTCAGCGTGGAATCCAGTGGATTGGTACAACGGTGGAATGGAGCATGTGACATTACACCTCCTTTATTCACGTTTCTGGCACAAATTTCTTTTTGATATTGGTGTAGTTCCAACATCAGAACCGTTTGCTAAAAGAACTGCCCACGGCATGATTTTGGCTGAAGGTGGAGTGAAGATGTCTAAGTCACTTGGTAACGTAGTCTCACCAGATAGTCTAGTTAAACTCTATGGAGCTGACACACTCCGTGTGTATGAGATGTTTGCTGGTCCATTTGACCAACCATTTGCTTGGAGTACTGAAAACATGATCGGTTCACGCCGGTTTATTGAACGTGTCTGGAAGTGTGGAATCTTGATTAAAAATGCCTCTGCCTCAAAAGCGCAGCCAAGTGAAGTGTTGGAGCGGATCGTAAATCTTGCCATACAAAAGATTGGAGCGGACATTGAGAACATGCAATTCAATACAGCAATTTCAACACTTATGATTGCAATTAACGCCTTTGATGATGAGTTGAAAAATGGAACCTCTGTGCCAAAGGTCTTATATGTGGAATATCTAAAACTTGTAGCTCCATTTGCACCTCATATTGCTGAAGTACTTTGGAAGCATTTGGGAGGAAAAGGCACAATCCATCTTGCTCCATGGCCACAATTTGACCCTACAAAGATTGTTGAAAAGACAAAAATAGTAGTAGTGCAAGTTAACGGGAAGGTGCGAGGGGAGATGGCAATTTCTCCTGATGCAACCCAAGAGCTGGTTGAAAAAGAGGCAGCAGACATCGTTAAACAATGGCTCCTTGGGAAGGAGATCAGGAAGGTGATCTATGTGCCAGGAAGGATTGTGAATTTTGTTCTGTAA
- a CDS encoding rubredoxin, with product MAQYICLDCGWIYDEARGFPERGIPPGTKWEDLPDDFKCAECDVRKSDTHMWQKLE from the coding sequence ATGGCTCAATATATATGTTTAGATTGTGGTTGGATTTACGACGAAGCAAGGGGGTTTCCTGAACGTGGAATTCCACCTGGAACAAAATGGGAAGATCTTCCCGATGATTTTAAGTGTGCAGAGTGCGATGTACGAAAAAGCGATACGCACATGTGGCAAAAACTTGAATAA
- a CDS encoding NUDIX domain-containing protein — protein MEKTYPKIGVNVFVLKNGKLLLGKRIGKTGYGTWCLPGGHFEWGESLAGAAARELEEETSIKSNDLQFLHLVNEPRKDTHYVHIDFFAKNWEGEPKVTEPEKFAEWNWFDLNNLPDPIFAGHQKLIPAFIQKITFQDNNQQK, from the coding sequence ATGGAAAAAACTTATCCAAAAATCGGAGTCAATGTATTTGTACTCAAAAATGGAAAGCTTTTACTAGGAAAGCGTATTGGAAAGACTGGATATGGAACTTGGTGCCTACCTGGGGGTCACTTCGAATGGGGTGAATCACTTGCAGGTGCTGCAGCAAGAGAGTTGGAGGAAGAGACAAGTATAAAGTCCAACGATCTTCAGTTTCTACATCTAGTTAATGAACCTAGAAAAGATACTCATTATGTCCATATAGATTTTTTTGCAAAAAATTGGGAAGGTGAACCTAAGGTTACTGAACCAGAAAAATTTGCAGAATGGAATTGGTTTGATTTAAATAATCTACCAGATCCAATCTTTGCTGGACATCAAAAACTCATACCCGCTTTCATTCAAAAAATTACTTTCCAGGACAATAATCAGCAAAAGTAA
- a CDS encoding ATP-binding protein has translation MKHILKQSEVSVTNSKQSEFRAAVFRLTAFYSAGVFFILVVFSVLVYGLFVKNVNEDVREDRENGMEETEFHEEAAENLFNILLFSDLVLSILTVIVSYTLSKKTLEPLEKAHIKQKRFVADVAHELRTPLAVLKAGSEVLLSQDRSVDDYKRFTEESLEETERLIALSNDLLFLAQDVRTTTHVHSKVSLSDICIKTIQLLKSYGESKNITIEEHVSVNVSVIGSADDLVRLLLNLVKNAIDYNKPKGNIIVSLNKKGGNAILTVKDTGIGIPQKDIGNIFNRFYKVDTARSHTGVVGAGLGLSIVKTIVEQHDGEITVTSTSGEGSSFEVQLPLA, from the coding sequence ATGAAACATATATTGAAACAATCAGAGGTGTCGGTTACAAATTCAAAACAGAGTGAATTTAGGGCGGCAGTATTCCGCTTGACCGCATTTTATAGCGCAGGAGTATTTTTTATACTCGTTGTATTTAGTGTTTTGGTTTATGGACTGTTCGTCAAAAACGTAAATGAAGATGTACGAGAAGATCGAGAAAACGGTATGGAAGAAACTGAATTTCACGAAGAGGCAGCAGAGAATCTTTTTAATATATTACTTTTCTCTGACTTGGTTCTTTCAATACTAACTGTTATTGTGTCATACACACTTTCGAAGAAAACCCTTGAGCCACTTGAAAAGGCACATATAAAACAAAAAAGATTTGTGGCTGATGTTGCACATGAACTTCGCACACCACTGGCAGTATTAAAAGCTGGGTCAGAGGTGTTACTTTCACAAGATAGAAGTGTTGACGATTATAAACGATTTACAGAGGAATCGTTGGAAGAAACTGAAAGATTAATTGCTCTGTCAAATGATCTATTGTTTCTTGCCCAGGATGTACGTACCACAACTCATGTACATAGTAAGGTTTCACTTTCGGATATTTGTATTAAAACTATACAGTTGCTGAAGTCGTACGGAGAAAGTAAAAATATCACTATTGAAGAACATGTTTCTGTAAATGTGTCTGTAATAGGTAGTGCAGATGATTTAGTGAGGTTGCTATTGAATCTGGTTAAAAATGCTATTGATTACAATAAGCCAAAGGGTAATATTATTGTCTCTCTCAATAAAAAGGGTGGTAATGCAATATTAACGGTTAAAGATACGGGTATCGGGATACCACAAAAGGATATTGGTAATATTTTTAATCGGTTTTATAAAGTTGATACAGCAAGAAGCCACACTGGAGTTGTTGGAGCTGGATTGGGTTTGTCTATTGTAAAAACCATAGTTGAACAGCATGATGGTGAAATAACTGTTACGAGCACTAGTGGAGAAGGATCATCTTTTGAGGTGCAATTGCCGCTGGCATAA